In Mycoplasmopsis californica, one genomic interval encodes:
- a CDS encoding ABC transporter permease: MALTINVYSYLLVFFCIFGLGAISGLFSEKVGIVNIGINGMMVVGAASYLVFTQVLAKTSGSNESSGWWQIPATIFASACAMLFSLLHGFATIKLKSDHTISGFAINLLAFGVAIILLEFFGNGNRKPIMGVIELKYAIPVTTSLKVEIISWKTIITLVIVAIGAFGLYKTKWGLRFRSIGENPQAADVAGINVNKYKWEGIAISGAIAGVSGAIFAQTFPSSFNGDVLGYGYLALAIMIMGQWNIFIVCGVSFAFSFLYGLSFTAGAFINSLVPYSALLQTTPYILSLIVIMITAKSSRAPAAAGIAYDKSTR, translated from the coding sequence ATGGCATTAACAATTAATGTTTATTCATATTTGTTAGTTTTCTTTTGCATCTTCGGTTTAGGTGCGATTAGTGGTCTTTTTTCAGAAAAAGTCGGAATTGTTAATATTGGTATTAACGGTATGATGGTTGTCGGCGCGGCTTCATATTTGGTCTTTACTCAAGTTTTAGCTAAAACATCAGGAAGTAATGAGTCGAGTGGGTGATGACAAATCCCAGCAACAATATTTGCAAGTGCGTGTGCAATGTTGTTCTCATTACTGCACGGTTTTGCAACAATTAAACTAAAAAGTGATCACACAATTTCTGGTTTTGCGATTAACCTTTTAGCATTCGGAGTTGCTATAATTCTACTTGAATTCTTTGGTAACGGTAACCGTAAACCGATTATGGGGGTTATTGAATTAAAATACGCAATACCAGTAACAACTTCGCTAAAAGTAGAAATTATTTCGTGAAAAACAATTATTACATTAGTTATTGTTGCTATTGGTGCATTCGGGTTGTATAAAACCAAATGAGGTCTAAGATTTAGAAGTATTGGTGAAAATCCGCAAGCTGCTGACGTGGCTGGAATTAATGTTAATAAATATAAATGAGAAGGAATTGCTATTTCTGGTGCTATTGCCGGAGTTTCTGGTGCAATCTTCGCCCAAACTTTCCCTTCTTCATTTAATGGTGATGTTTTAGGTTATGGTTATTTAGCACTAGCTATTATGATTATGGGTCAATGAAATATCTTTATTGTTTGTGGAGTGTCATTTGCCTTCTCATTCTTATATGGTCTTTCATTTACTGCTGGCGCTTTCATCAATTCACTTGTTCCATATTCAGCGCTTCTACAAACAACACCATACATTCTATCGTTAATTGTTATTATGATTACAGCCAAAAGCTCTCGTGCTCCCGCAGCAGCTGGAATAGCTTATGACAAATCAACAAGATAA
- a CDS encoding BMP family ABC transporter substrate-binding protein → MKRKLLLSLSAISALGAIPMVAAACGSSNDKQGEVHTQTQQPSTVTYTHVKKPTTSVVNIQLNKDFVVTPEKISSVPKIIMINDGGDLNDKSFNQSAWEGLLTFADYQAKLPKDKYDVIEVKNDQFEQAYNQALQGGYKIWIAPGFLHGNHIEKWLNANKAKVEKQGIIIIGADYDSKLGGHGIYQKFKTKEAAFSAGYAAAMFLSNEAKPEDRTVSSFGGGAFPGVTDFIEGFYKGILYWNSKQTDANKKVHTVADKVDLTSGFAVGAAMTSVIKNVIAQNAKLILPVAGPATNVVLSEEGSKNKYIVGVDTDQALSASKGKEQFFTSILKSIGQSTYDTVATLATSDDYSKIKSKLGNFDLNKTDGNLSGGYAENWVDISPTHITDPTKKPLAEQAIKAGKEMFNKLSAEEKEWLASNKATMEGDEISTEGERLNALAAELMKK, encoded by the coding sequence TTGAAACGAAAATTATTACTAAGTCTTAGTGCTATCTCAGCACTTGGAGCCATTCCTATGGTAGCAGCTGCTTGTGGTTCAAGCAATGATAAGCAAGGCGAAGTACATACACAAACACAACAACCAAGTACAGTAACATATACACACGTTAAAAAACCAACAACGTCAGTTGTAAATATTCAACTTAATAAAGATTTTGTGGTAACACCTGAAAAAATAAGTTCAGTACCGAAAATCATTATGATTAATGACGGTGGAGATTTAAATGATAAATCGTTTAACCAATCAGCATGAGAAGGTTTATTGACTTTTGCCGATTATCAAGCAAAACTTCCAAAAGACAAATACGACGTTATTGAAGTTAAAAACGACCAATTTGAACAAGCTTACAACCAAGCGCTACAAGGCGGATACAAAATTTGAATCGCCCCAGGTTTTCTACACGGTAACCACATCGAAAAATGATTAAATGCAAATAAAGCAAAAGTTGAAAAACAAGGAATCATTATTATTGGTGCCGACTATGATTCTAAGTTAGGTGGTCACGGTATTTACCAAAAATTCAAGACAAAAGAAGCTGCGTTCTCAGCAGGTTATGCAGCTGCAATGTTTCTTTCTAACGAAGCAAAACCTGAAGACAGAACAGTTTCATCATTTGGTGGTGGTGCGTTCCCAGGTGTAACTGACTTTATCGAAGGATTTTACAAAGGAATTCTATATTGAAACTCAAAACAAACTGACGCAAATAAAAAAGTTCACACAGTAGCTGATAAAGTTGACTTAACATCAGGATTTGCCGTTGGTGCTGCAATGACCTCTGTAATTAAAAATGTTATAGCACAAAATGCTAAATTAATTCTTCCGGTGGCCGGTCCAGCAACAAACGTGGTTCTTTCAGAAGAAGGCTCGAAAAACAAATACATCGTTGGTGTTGACACCGATCAAGCTCTTTCAGCTTCAAAAGGAAAAGAACAATTCTTTACATCAATTTTAAAAAGTATCGGTCAATCAACATACGATACAGTAGCAACTCTAGCAACTTCTGATGATTATTCAAAAATTAAATCAAAATTAGGTAATTTTGACTTAAATAAAACCGATGGTAATTTATCAGGTGGTTACGCTGAAAACTGAGTTGATATCTCTCCTACTCATATTACCGACCCAACTAAAAAACCATTAGCGGAACAAGCGATTAAAGCTGGTAAAGAAATGTTTAATAAATTAAGTGCTGAAGAAAAAGAATGATTAGCTTCTAATAAAGCAACAATGGAAGGTGATGAAATCAGCACAGAAGGTGAACGTCTTAACGCTCTTGCTGCCGAATTAATGAAAAAATAA
- a CDS encoding leucine-rich repeat domain-containing protein, translating into MKKFRKLFILGTLMSISAPLALSACSLDQTIENDTYVQFRSHSKTELNIPDHVTKIIPSALFLKHKLQKISAKNIFEIPAELFNYATKGATSGLKSVNFPSVQKVEKETFKGLLNLEEVIMPNVVEVEQGAFENTPKLKNLQLGTLTKIADNAFRKTKSLIDTPKFASSITQLPKGIFSESAIKSFKNENITTIGESAFEKSEIEEINLPNVVKVDKGAFAALKLKKINISSNAKIHSEAFGSKSSQAPKELFNNEGLLVFQDTLFLIDLDKAKNLITSKDKIVTLTLPENIKSINTFAFKQHKGKINKIIAPGVKSIDDEDFEQFKKLGISEIVLFKKS; encoded by the coding sequence ATGAAAAAGTTTCGTAAATTATTTATCCTAGGTACTCTAATGTCGATATCTGCTCCACTCGCTCTTAGTGCGTGTAGTTTAGATCAAACAATTGAAAATGATACATATGTGCAATTTAGATCTCATTCTAAAACAGAATTAAATATTCCAGATCATGTAACCAAAATTATTCCATCAGCTCTCTTTTTAAAACATAAATTGCAAAAAATTAGTGCTAAAAATATTTTTGAAATTCCAGCAGAATTATTCAATTACGCCACTAAAGGGGCCACGTCAGGACTCAAAAGCGTGAATTTCCCTTCTGTTCAAAAAGTTGAAAAAGAAACATTTAAAGGGCTTTTAAACTTAGAAGAAGTAATTATGCCAAACGTTGTCGAAGTAGAGCAAGGAGCTTTTGAAAATACTCCCAAACTAAAAAATCTGCAATTAGGCACATTAACTAAAATTGCTGATAATGCGTTCAGAAAAACAAAATCATTAATTGACACTCCTAAATTTGCCTCTTCAATTACACAGTTGCCAAAAGGAATTTTTTCTGAATCGGCAATCAAATCATTCAAAAATGAAAATATTACAACTATTGGCGAATCAGCGTTTGAAAAATCAGAAATTGAAGAAATTAATCTACCTAATGTTGTTAAGGTTGATAAAGGAGCCTTTGCCGCACTCAAATTGAAAAAAATCAATATCAGTAGTAATGCCAAAATCCACTCAGAGGCATTTGGTTCCAAGTCCTCGCAAGCACCAAAAGAACTGTTTAATAATGAAGGTTTATTAGTGTTTCAAGACACATTATTCTTAATTGATTTAGATAAAGCTAAAAACTTAATAACATCGAAGGATAAAATTGTTACTTTAACTCTCCCTGAAAACATTAAGTCTATCAACACTTTTGCTTTTAAACAACACAAAGGCAAAATTAATAAAATAATAGCTCCTGGTGTTAAATCAATAGATGATGAAGATTTTGAACAATTTAAAAAATTAGGTATTAGTGAAATAGTGCTTTTTAAAAAATCTTAA
- a CDS encoding ABC transporter permease — MESKQKPNMIDSLRKASNWASNFIRMDKTKSTGRKIASSLWSLFFGVVLSLLYIIIKKGLQEQIFVNPFTVVTTIFSSFNQANKETILKYFLVFGFSSVACALSFKAGLFNIGIPGQMMISGGISFAIFIQYGATQYQAIPAWLLIMCLICSVLIAFGVGIIAGALKAYLNVHEVISTIMLNWIIIGISMMLFRQNSASVVWKNFSDAQAKYYFSDDLSGVKPGFVTISAHVKEIFVICGVVGLLTLAAVVAFIFNFTTLGYKIRMQGISKSNGKYMGVNDKMLTMMVLGVSAAISAIAGFYYYVISEQVFSGISQPINLGFEAIAISLLALNSPIGSLFSTLFYTAIYTSEAKLQLYPLYIRPEDLQVITSIILYLAATSIMFSQFKPIQFSTRTILLLSDPRYLKYKKLESLLKRKVRIVASYEQKIHLIEQKSNQANYSISLKRLEKINESFANKITKIDNAITQARINCQKAEEYTLQKIVEKNKNVELYQALNLEYDLNDNKNSQDSIPSEIKTNIELNNSTDSFIDQIKHLKKELAKSTDKYLSQAMNYKNTDDQTIKHFESINAEKMRINAELNRLGINAKFRIKQQKTAQIKDINTEYQNIYASISEQRSKLYKDRKHKQGGQNGINN, encoded by the coding sequence ATGGAAAGCAAACAAAAACCAAATATGATTGATTCTTTACGCAAAGCGAGTAATTGAGCATCAAACTTTATCCGTATGGATAAAACTAAATCCACAGGTCGTAAAATAGCTTCTTCTCTATGATCATTATTTTTTGGGGTAGTTCTATCCTTACTTTATATCATTATTAAAAAAGGGTTACAAGAACAAATATTTGTCAATCCTTTCACTGTTGTAACTACAATTTTTAGCTCATTTAATCAAGCTAATAAAGAAACTATTTTAAAATATTTCCTTGTTTTTGGATTTAGCTCGGTAGCTTGTGCACTAAGTTTTAAAGCTGGACTATTCAACATCGGAATTCCTGGTCAGATGATGATTTCTGGTGGAATTAGTTTTGCAATTTTTATTCAATATGGCGCAACTCAATATCAAGCGATTCCGGCATGATTGTTAATTATGTGCTTGATATGCTCGGTTTTAATTGCTTTTGGAGTCGGGATTATAGCAGGCGCGCTAAAAGCTTACTTAAATGTACATGAGGTTATTTCAACAATTATGCTTAACTGAATAATAATTGGGATTTCAATGATGTTATTTAGACAAAATTCAGCATCTGTTGTGTGAAAAAACTTTAGCGATGCTCAAGCTAAATACTACTTCTCAGATGATTTAAGCGGGGTTAAACCTGGTTTTGTAACCATTTCTGCACACGTCAAAGAAATATTTGTTATTTGTGGTGTGGTTGGATTATTAACTCTTGCGGCTGTAGTCGCCTTCATATTTAACTTCACAACATTAGGTTATAAAATCAGAATGCAAGGAATTTCTAAATCGAATGGTAAATACATGGGTGTCAATGACAAAATGTTAACTATGATGGTTTTAGGAGTTTCAGCAGCAATTTCAGCGATTGCAGGATTCTATTACTATGTAATCAGCGAACAAGTATTTTCAGGGATTTCGCAGCCAATTAATTTAGGTTTTGAAGCTATTGCTATTAGTCTTTTAGCCTTAAACTCGCCGATTGGCTCATTATTCTCAACCCTGTTCTATACAGCTATATATACTTCTGAGGCAAAACTACAATTATATCCTTTATACATTCGTCCAGAAGACCTTCAAGTTATTACATCTATAATTTTATATCTTGCAGCTACATCAATTATGTTCTCACAGTTTAAACCAATTCAATTTAGCACTCGTACAATTTTATTACTAAGCGATCCTCGCTATTTAAAATATAAAAAATTGGAATCCTTGTTAAAACGCAAGGTGCGAATTGTTGCTAGTTATGAGCAAAAAATTCACTTAATTGAGCAAAAAAGTAATCAAGCCAATTACTCAATTTCATTAAAAAGATTAGAAAAAATTAATGAATCTTTTGCAAATAAAATAACCAAGATTGACAACGCTATCACACAAGCAAGGATCAATTGTCAAAAAGCTGAAGAATACACTTTACAAAAAATAGTTGAAAAAAACAAAAATGTTGAATTATATCAAGCTTTAAATCTTGAATATGACTTAAATGACAACAAAAATTCTCAAGATTCAATTCCAAGTGAAATTAAAACTAATATTGAGTTAAATAACTCAACTGATTCATTTATAGACCAAATTAAACACTTGAAAAAAGAATTAGCAAAATCAACAGATAAATATTTATCGCAGGCAATGAACTACAAAAATACTGATGACCAAACAATTAAGCATTTTGAATCTATAAACGCTGAAAAAATGCGAATAAATGCTGAATTAAACAGATTAGGTATTAATGCCAAGTTCAGAATTAAACAACAAAAAACAGCACAAATTAAAGATATTAACACTGAATACCAAAATATTTACGCTTCGATAAGCGAACAAAGATCAAAATTGTATAAAGATCGCAAGCATAAACAAGGAGGTCAAAATGGCATTAACAATTAA
- a CDS encoding ABC transporter ATP-binding protein, translating into MYAVEFRNITKKFPGIIANDKVSFQVEKGTIHALIGENGAGKSTLMSILFGLYEQTSGEILINGNKVLFSGPNDANALGIGMVHQHFKLVDVYTNLENIILGEEWANAAGVINRDIAIKKIKSLQNKYNLQFDLFQKSGDATVSTQQKVEIMKMLYRGNDILVFDEPTAVLTDEEIQGLLKSFEIFKKAGKTIIFISHKLKEIQQVADTATVLRLGKVAGNFVMAQTSLDEIIKAMVGNDVVEIKNNIECKKENVVFSIKNLTTTKLKKNLKNINFNIHAGEIFAIAGVAGNGQEELEYVVGGMEKPQKGSIHLRTFNSTTNSYELTDITRLGAQNRSKLHMSYIPADRHHHGMILDFTIHENAAIRRLWDKQFQSSGVLRNKNIAKFTQEIIDQYDVRSSQGAKSIARSLSGGNQQKFIVGREMKTEHDFIIIVQPTRGMDIGAITNIHTQILEEKAKGKAILLISYELDEVLALADTIAVINEGKILSINDSKGITREQIGKFMSASSGESDNWFNPNDFEDSKDSYISSLHKKYAKLNEQALLKEASIKSSLMIVKKSKDADKSVINELNETLAQIKNEKVKLAKEYKSEMQYAKNSFEQIYDNYAIKNVNSKREEVDYGKQTKTKYDWFFTQSE; encoded by the coding sequence ATGTACGCAGTAGAATTTAGAAACATAACTAAAAAATTCCCTGGAATTATAGCAAATGATAAAGTTTCTTTTCAAGTTGAAAAAGGAACTATTCATGCTTTAATTGGCGAAAACGGGGCTGGTAAAAGTACTTTGATGTCAATTTTGTTTGGTCTATATGAGCAAACTAGTGGAGAAATCCTAATAAATGGCAACAAAGTGCTTTTTTCTGGACCAAATGATGCCAATGCCTTAGGTATTGGAATGGTCCACCAACACTTTAAATTAGTTGATGTTTATACAAACCTTGAAAATATTATTTTAGGTGAAGAATGAGCAAATGCGGCTGGTGTAATTAATCGTGATATTGCGATTAAAAAAATAAAATCATTACAAAATAAATACAACTTACAGTTTGATCTATTTCAAAAATCAGGCGATGCAACTGTTTCGACACAACAAAAAGTTGAGATAATGAAAATGTTGTATCGTGGCAATGATATATTGGTTTTTGATGAACCAACAGCCGTTTTAACTGATGAAGAAATTCAAGGTTTATTAAAATCGTTTGAAATATTTAAAAAAGCAGGCAAGACAATAATATTTATTTCCCACAAACTAAAAGAAATCCAACAAGTTGCTGATACCGCTACCGTATTACGTTTAGGTAAGGTTGCGGGTAATTTCGTTATGGCACAAACTTCCCTTGATGAGATTATCAAAGCAATGGTTGGTAATGATGTTGTTGAAATTAAAAACAACATTGAGTGTAAAAAAGAAAATGTTGTTTTCTCAATTAAAAATTTAACTACAACAAAACTTAAGAAAAATTTAAAAAATATTAACTTTAATATTCACGCTGGTGAAATTTTCGCAATTGCTGGCGTTGCTGGAAACGGGCAAGAAGAACTTGAATATGTTGTCGGCGGAATGGAAAAACCACAAAAAGGTTCGATTCATTTACGTACTTTTAATTCAACGACAAATAGCTATGAATTGACCGATATTACACGTTTAGGTGCGCAAAATCGCAGTAAATTGCACATGTCTTATATTCCAGCTGACCGTCATCATCACGGAATGATTTTAGATTTTACAATTCATGAAAATGCAGCGATTCGTAGATTGTGAGATAAGCAATTTCAATCGTCTGGCGTTTTAAGAAATAAAAATATTGCTAAATTCACTCAGGAAATTATTGATCAATATGATGTTAGAAGCTCACAAGGAGCTAAAAGTATTGCTCGCTCACTATCTGGTGGAAACCAACAAAAATTCATTGTTGGTCGCGAAATGAAAACTGAACACGATTTTATTATAATTGTACAACCTACACGGGGTATGGATATTGGTGCTATTACTAACATTCATACTCAAATCTTGGAAGAAAAAGCGAAAGGTAAAGCTATTTTGCTTATCTCATATGAATTAGACGAGGTTTTAGCATTGGCTGATACAATCGCCGTGATTAATGAGGGTAAAATTTTATCAATTAATGATTCAAAAGGTATAACGCGTGAACAAATTGGTAAATTTATGTCAGCTTCATCAGGAGAGAGTGATAATTGATTTAATCCTAACGATTTCGAAGACTCCAAAGACTCATATATTAGCAGTCTGCATAAAAAATATGCAAAACTAAATGAGCAAGCTCTTCTTAAAGAAGCTTCGATTAAATCTAGTTTAATGATTGTCAAAAAGTCAAAAGATGCTGATAAATCAGTAATTAATGAATTAAATGAGACCTTAGCTCAAATTAAAAATGAAAAAGTTAAATTAGCTAAAGAATATAAAAGCGAAATGCAGTATGCTAAAAATTCATTTGAGCAAATTTATGATAATTATGCAATCAAAAACGTAAATTCAAAAAGAGAGGAGGTAGATTATGGAAAGCAAACAAAAACCAAATATGATTGATTCTTTACGCAAAGCGAGTAA
- a CDS encoding OppA family ABC transporter substrate-binding lipoprotein, translating into MKKQKLLLTLSAVSSFTSLPLLAASCGQTESAPKKRVSDPSYAKLGVVRSGINSEYKETEFLMDTSNSYGGWLDKNKEDTAALLIRKSFSGEPVIEKKDVNEGGAIKEVYEIKKPSVWRYKLELASKVILTMKDGSKREFDKDDATLVEKPVNGLYKLAVYKGVSTDPKSINSTAFQDALKDAVALQFEVKKGVKWVDSKGHKTEYEVVPTDFWISYMRTHLLGAKERAAAANGTNVDTKALDKKMTSITSEGSSYYTEKTRYPNRYLFDLFNIDASKIEQEKEFLKDGMVTFHKSEKTDSAHFEQLLKHITSSQEFIAAPSQYIQKVTAEDKIPTLKPYKNSDEAKAFKMDDIKAIPKDNILSRAGIYWYGFNWTDGLYAGPYLYEGYISGSQEERWKINPHYHDAQFVKSPHSIKQSVLKYQGSGGDPVQFKTVLFDEYTKGRVTRLAWSNIPTDKQTDVIKNPEKYGVSYTQSLNKNSLNASQGWNLLPVIIGVEKPNDASVVKSVKETIFYNDNFSKLAYGKTVEEMITDKLKGQSELINLLTGKGVVFRSLLTAAINFDFVASLTTEGQAKMNVMVLAPDSNIGGRDQSSAEIKTPRDAYEKLNTTTYLTTDFKKGTPKTQADYASNFGAQSDVDKLKSPHFEALKAEMKKLLDEAGIKEDEKVKWQQTFRYINWSPTKMEIIFKLLPGLYKELDPRLEMSAVKYERAQAAQWLDQHDNGRSPFTAGGWLYDTNSVGSGIDGMLSTYKATLPFLIVSHPLSSEEDKAKQARFKEAFPAYYKASEDFNKWIEDQKTKGSIELSISNLHDLGKLSLGDLHKLHEHLNTYKIEGDKIVALKPEEQKPTYTDLSALSSRFFNEYVPTLTNQQVIDLVNEMNLYFGTVVDERKTISVKGFSKNLTNDNYAFPYTSADKLWTTDVETKVEYQPVQS; encoded by the coding sequence ATGAAAAAACAAAAATTATTACTAACTTTAAGCGCTGTTAGTTCATTTACAAGTCTTCCTTTACTGGCTGCTTCGTGTGGACAAACGGAAAGCGCCCCTAAAAAACGAGTTTCAGACCCTTCTTATGCAAAATTAGGAGTTGTTAGAAGTGGGATAAACTCTGAATATAAAGAAACAGAGTTTCTAATGGATACATCAAATAGTTATGGTGGCTGACTTGATAAAAATAAAGAGGATACAGCTGCGTTATTAATTCGTAAAAGTTTCTCTGGTGAGCCTGTAATTGAGAAAAAAGACGTCAATGAAGGTGGAGCGATTAAAGAAGTATATGAAATTAAAAAACCTTCTGTTTGAAGATATAAATTGGAATTAGCTTCAAAAGTTATTCTAACAATGAAAGATGGAAGCAAAAGAGAATTCGATAAAGATGATGCTACCTTAGTTGAAAAACCTGTAAATGGGTTATATAAACTAGCTGTATATAAAGGTGTTTCAACTGACCCAAAAAGCATTAACTCTACAGCATTCCAAGATGCCTTAAAAGATGCAGTTGCTTTGCAATTCGAAGTTAAAAAAGGTGTAAAATGAGTAGATTCAAAAGGACATAAAACAGAATACGAAGTAGTGCCAACCGATTTTTGAATTTCGTATATGAGAACTCACTTACTTGGAGCAAAAGAAAGAGCGGCTGCGGCTAATGGTACTAACGTTGATACCAAAGCTCTTGACAAAAAAATGACTTCAATTACTTCAGAAGGTTCATCGTACTATACCGAAAAAACTAGATATCCTAACAGATACTTATTCGACTTATTTAACATTGATGCCTCTAAGATTGAACAAGAAAAAGAATTCTTGAAAGATGGTATGGTTACGTTCCATAAAAGTGAAAAAACTGATTCAGCACACTTTGAGCAATTGCTGAAACATATAACATCATCACAAGAATTTATAGCTGCTCCTAGTCAATATATTCAAAAAGTAACGGCTGAGGATAAAATTCCTACTCTGAAACCATATAAAAACAGCGACGAAGCAAAAGCATTTAAAATGGATGATATTAAAGCTATTCCTAAAGATAACATTCTATCGCGTGCTGGTATTTACTGATATGGATTTAACTGAACTGATGGATTATATGCCGGACCATACTTATATGAAGGCTACATTTCAGGATCGCAAGAAGAAAGATGAAAAATTAACCCTCATTATCATGATGCTCAATTTGTTAAATCGCCCCATTCAATTAAACAAAGCGTTTTAAAATACCAAGGATCAGGTGGTGATCCAGTTCAATTTAAAACTGTATTATTTGATGAGTATACAAAAGGAAGAGTAACACGTTTAGCTTGATCGAATATCCCTACCGACAAACAGACAGATGTAATCAAAAACCCTGAAAAATATGGAGTTTCATACACACAATCACTGAATAAAAATAGTTTAAATGCTTCTCAAGGATGAAATTTATTACCAGTGATTATTGGAGTTGAAAAACCTAATGATGCTAGCGTAGTAAAATCTGTTAAAGAAACCATTTTCTATAATGATAACTTTTCTAAATTAGCTTATGGCAAAACAGTTGAAGAAATGATAACCGACAAACTAAAAGGTCAGTCAGAATTAATTAATTTATTAACTGGAAAAGGCGTTGTTTTTAGATCGCTTTTAACTGCTGCAATCAACTTCGATTTTGTTGCTTCATTAACAACTGAAGGTCAAGCTAAAATGAATGTTATGGTTCTTGCACCTGATTCAAATATTGGTGGAAGAGACCAATCAAGTGCAGAAATTAAAACACCTCGTGACGCTTATGAAAAATTAAATACTACAACTTATCTAACCACCGATTTCAAAAAAGGAACTCCTAAGACTCAAGCAGACTACGCTTCTAACTTCGGAGCACAATCAGACGTTGATAAGCTAAAATCACCTCACTTTGAAGCATTGAAAGCTGAAATGAAAAAATTATTAGATGAAGCTGGTATTAAAGAGGATGAAAAAGTTAAGTGACAACAAACATTCCGTTACATTAACTGATCACCTACTAAGATGGAAATTATTTTTAAATTATTGCCAGGTTTATATAAAGAATTAGATCCACGTCTTGAAATGAGTGCTGTTAAATACGAACGTGCGCAGGCTGCTCAATGACTTGACCAACATGATAATGGTAGATCGCCATTCACTGCCGGAGGTTGATTATATGATACAAACTCAGTTGGTTCAGGTATTGACGGTATGTTAAGTACTTATAAAGCAACATTACCTTTCCTAATTGTTTCGCACCCACTTTCATCAGAAGAAGATAAAGCAAAACAAGCTAGATTCAAAGAAGCGTTCCCTGCATACTACAAAGCAAGTGAAGACTTTAACAAATGAATTGAGGACCAAAAAACTAAAGGCTCAATTGAATTATCAATCTCTAATCTGCATGATCTTGGCAAATTGTCATTAGGCGATTTACATAAACTTCACGAACACCTTAACACCTATAAAATTGAAGGCGACAAAATAGTTGCATTAAAACCAGAAGAACAAAAACCAACCTATACAGACTTAAGTGCTCTATCATCACGTTTCTTTAACGAATATGTTCCAACGCTAACAAACCAACAAGTTATTGATTTAGTAAATGAAATGAACCTATACTTCGGTACAGTCGTTGATGAACGTAAAACTATTTCGGTCAAAGGATTCTCAAAAAACTTAACAAATGATAACTATGCATTCCCATACACAAGTGCTGATAAACTGTGAACAACTGACGTTGAGACAAAAGTAGAATATCAACCAGTTCAAAGCTAA
- a CDS encoding IS30 family transposase — protein MNYSIKKYTHITKSDREAIKSYLEINLSIRKIANILHKNPSTVSREIKRNLDKFGKYSPFYADIKAQRRHYHKYYFKFLNSKYSEFSELFLKKFDKKYYGVKLTHKYIKENFKIKIPCLKTVFNWIKTNKWIIKRSNLLRSSYKKGGKRHASVISRLVTSADYVFPIWTRPKSIDNREEYGHWEADMIVGKRATGYNNILTLTERKTRVGFASLIPSKNPMKVNAALRKLVLERQLIVKTITIDNGIEFEKIGILAKWLDIKIYRAEPYASFQRGSNEHWNGLIRREYKKGFDFNQISQEILDQITKRINDMPREILGWKSANDLFIEANFYGLVW, from the coding sequence ATGAATTATAGCATTAAAAAATATACCCATATAACAAAAAGTGATAGAGAAGCAATTAAAAGTTATTTAGAAATAAATTTATCAATAAGAAAAATTGCAAATATATTACATAAAAACCCATCTACAGTAAGTAGAGAAATAAAAAGAAATTTAGATAAATTTGGGAAATATTCCCCATTTTATGCTGATATCAAAGCCCAAAGACGTCATTATCATAAATATTATTTTAAATTTTTGAATAGTAAATATAGTGAATTTAGTGAATTATTTCTAAAAAAATTTGACAAAAAATATTATGGGGTAAAACTTACCCATAAATATATAAAAGAGAATTTTAAAATTAAAATCCCTTGCTTAAAAACAGTATTCAATTGAATCAAAACAAATAAATGAATAATCAAAAGATCAAATTTATTGCGTTCCTCATATAAAAAGGGTGGAAAAAGACATGCAAGCGTAATTAGTCGCCTTGTAACATCAGCTGATTATGTATTCCCGATATGAACAAGACCTAAATCGATAGATAATCGTGAAGAATATGGTCATTGAGAAGCTGATATGATAGTTGGGAAAAGAGCTACTGGATATAACAACATTCTTACTTTAACAGAGAGAAAAACCAGAGTCGGTTTTGCGAGTTTGATACCAAGTAAAAACCCAATGAAGGTGAATGCAGCATTAAGAAAACTCGTTTTAGAAAGACAATTAATAGTAAAAACTATAACTATTGATAATGGCATAGAATTCGAAAAAATAGGTATTTTGGCAAAATGACTTGATATAAAAATATATAGAGCTGAGCCATACGCCTCTTTTCAAAGAGGATCAAACGAACACTGAAATGGACTTATAAGACGCGAATACAAAAAAGGATTTGATTTTAATCAAATTTCGCAAGAAATATTAGACCAAATTACCAAAAGAATAAATGATATGCCAAGAGAAATTTTAGGTTGAAAATCTGCCAATGATTTATTTATCGAGGCCAACTTTTACGGCCTAGTATGATAG